From the Bacteroidales bacterium genome, the window TATAAATTTTTACTTAGGGCCTTATTATTATTTCCACCATACGTCTGATCAATATTTAAACAATCTTCAGAAAGGCTCTTTTTTTCAATCGATGATGCTTAAAGGCTCAACTGGGACTAAAATTAATTTAGGTTTTGAGGTAGGCTTTCATTTTTAACTTGAATCTTCGGATGCAGTGAGTATTTTTAGCTTCTTATCATAGATCCTTATTGCTTTTAATTGGGGTTTAATTTTAAAATAACAAAAAGTTAAAGTTGTTTTCTCAATGAATTCATTTATACTCTTTAAACTTGCGATTGGTAATACCTTTTATGAAAGTCATCTTTACAGTGTTTTTTAAAATAGTCTTTCTAGCATTAGTTTTTGCTGATGACCCTCCTGCATCAAAATTCGAGATCAAAGGGTATGTTCAGGTTCAGTATCAGAAATTTTTCGTACCTGACACCATTGGTGGAGTTACTCCTTACTTTGCTCATTTTGCTGGTGGTCCATTTGTTGGGTTTTCCACCAGTGATCGGTTTCAGATAAGACGAGGACGTCTCAAGGCCGTCCATCATTCTTCTTTTTCTGAAGCTGTTTTGTCCCTTGACCTGACGGAGAGAAACGTTAGATTAAGAGACGTGTACGTGGGGGTGAGCGAAAAAAAGTGGCAAATTTTTGGGATAGTCGCTGGAATCTTCCCAAAGCCATTTGGAAAAGAAGTACCCATGTCATCTTCCCAACGACCTTTTCCAGAGCGAGCAAGAATAATTCAAACTCTTTTCCCTGATGAAAGAGATCTGGGCTTTATGCTAAACGCTGAAAAGAAATGGAAGGAAAAGCTGCCCACTTTAAATTTTAAAACTGCATTGGTCAATGGCAATGGTGCAACGCTTGAGACTGATAAATGGAAAGATTGGATAGCTTCTTTGCATGTGGATCAGAAAGATGTGGGTGGGTTTTTTTCTTTCAGTGTGGGTTTCTCACTGTATCGAGGAGGAATGAATCATATCTTTGAACCTGTTGATACGGTTGCATCTAATACCAATACAAAGTTTTATGTATACCGTTTTAATAACCATATAAATGATTCAACTGGTCGAACAACTAAGGGCTTTGTGGTTGACACAGCTTTTACTCGATCTTGTGGTAGAACCGGAGGGAAAGTAAATAAAATTTATAATAGCGTTGATTTGAACATAGAATTTAAATCTGTTCTTGGCAAAACATGGATTTATGGTGAATATATTTGGGGGGTTCAACCTACACCAGTTTATTATAAAGATGTGGAACAAGCTTATATCGTCTACAATGGCATGAATAGTTTTAGTTATACTGGCCCCATGATTGGTGTAAGTTGGCCTATGTACGATCAACCTCAGCCTTATAACCCTTCAAGTGTAGGCCCGAGGATCAAACATTACCATACTTTTATCAGAAAAATGAACGGAGGATATATTGGTTTAAGTCAATCGGTTTTTCAGACTCCTTTCAATATACTTTTCAGATTTGATTGGTACGATCCTAATTTGTATGTAAAGGGAAAGGAAATAACTTATAATGAAGATTTGTACTTTAATGATCCAACATATATTAAACCTTATCTTTCACCAGCTGATATAGCTTTTCATACCTTTGGCTGGGGCTTTTCTTGGGCAATTAGAGAAAATGTCACTTTTACAGTTTTCTACGACCATGTTAAAAATGAAAAAGTAGAGATTGGTCCTTATCCAGGAGATTTGAGGCTGGGCAGAATTCCATCGCCTGGATATACAAGAGATTTGGACGATGATGTTTTAACCGTTAGGTTGCAGTATCAATTTTGAATTTTATGAAGAGATTCAACTATGTGTTGTTTTTGACGTTAATAGTTAATCAAGTTTTTGCGGGTACACGATTTTATCGTGCTTCATTTAGAGACGATCCTACGACTACCATCGTGATTGGTTGGTGTGAAGACGGAACATCGACAAATCCAAAGTTATTTTATGGGCCACAGGATCATGGTCAGAATTATCAGAATTATCCTTATCAAGCAACAGTAAGCCGCACGGTCTCACATCGCGGACTTGTGAACCATTTTGTGCGGTTAACAAATCTACAACCTGGGACAAAATATTTTTTTGTCATTAAAGATGATCAGAGTATTAGTCCAAGAATGTCTTTCAAAACATTGAGTGACAATCCAAATGTACCTATTTTGTTTGTTTCTGGTGGTGATACGAGAACAGGAGTTCCGCTCGTAGAATATGAGGTGGATCAGTGTGTTCCCAGAAGAAAAAGAGGGTTTGAACTGGTTGCTAAAATTCGTCCCGATTTTGTTGCATTTAGCGGAGATTTTGTGCTGACAAATACTTCGACTCAACAGTGGATCGATTGGTTTACGGATTTTCAATTAACCATTGGACCTGAAGGAAGACTTACACCTATCATCCCCGTATTTGGAAACCATGAAGACGCTGTGGATGTATATAATTTTTTTGACATTCCTAATAGCAATGCTTTCTATGCTTTAACTTTTGGAGGTAATTTACTGAGATTATATACACTCAATTCAGACATTGGTTGCGGTTCTTCTCAACTTAATTGGTTTCAAAACGATCTTCAGCTTCATACGAATACGGTGAATGAACCATACTGGAAAGCAGTTCAATATCATATTCCTTTGGTCCCTCACGGTGAATATTCACCTATGACGTCGCTTATCAGTTGTTGGGCACCATTGTTCACACAATATCAGGTGAGACTAGCTATGGAAGGACACACACATGTTGTGAAGATTACTTGGCCTATAGTCCCTTCAAATGCAACGGGTAGTGATAACGGTTTTATTAGAAATGACCAAAACGGAACAGTCTATTTAGGCGAAGGGAGTTGGGGAGCGCCTTTGCGGAATTTGTATACATACTACAGTTCAAGTGCAGCTTATAATTGGACAAGAAACCAGGGAAAGTTCGCTTCGTTCTTCGTTGTGACTGTTACTAAACAAAAAATTCAGATCCGAACAGTTATGTTCAATGATGCCTCTCAAGTAGCTAACGTTAGTCAAGTTCAACCTAACGACCCGCCAGGTACGTTGCCTTCTGGTTTGACTTTTTGGAATCCGAGCAATGGTGGATTGGTAGAAATCCCGACAAATCGCATATTGAGCAACGATGCTACTTTAAGTCAATTACAAGTGAGCTATGGTAATCTCTCTCCCAATTTTAATTCATCAGTTACTACATACGAAGTTCTGGTACCTGATACTTTGTCATTCGTTCCAATTGTTACAGCTACACCTAGTCATCCTGGAGCGTACGTATCTATTCAACAAGCAACGTCTATTCAAGGTACTCAAAGCAACCGAACAGCAACCATTACCGTTACAGCTGAAGATGGTGTGACGACAAAAATTTATCAGGTAGTTTTTCAGGCTATGCCAATTGCCAATGCTTATCTTCAGTCGCTCGTGCCAAGTCATGGATCATTAACTCCTTCATTTAGTCCAACAACTTATAATTATATCGTGTATCTACCTTATGGTTTTGTCGACACACCTTACGTAACAGCTACACCACAGGATCCCATGGCCACGATGACAATTACACAACCAACTTCGCCAGATGGTATCGCTACGGTAGTCGTAACATCCTCGAATCAACAGGTAACTAAAACATATACAGTTGATTTTATCGTTTCTTCTAGCACCGATAATTATATTATTTCTTTTGTTGTCCCTAATCAAATTGGACAAAGTATCATTGATAATCAGAACAATACTATCCAATTTACCATGCCGTACAACTACGATGTGACCGCAATTGTTCCATACATAGTGCATACTGGCGTGAGTATTCACCCGCCCGCTGGAACACCGCGTAATTTTACCACTCCTGTGCAATATACCGTTTACTCAGCTAATAATACTCCACGTACTTATACAGTTTATTGTTCTTTTGCTCAACCAAGTAGTGACGCTTATTTGAGCTATCTTGAGGTGAAAGACAAGATACTAGATCCATCTTTTACCCCTGAAAATTCCTTATATTTTGTTTATGATACAGCAAGTAAGCCAGTGATCATAGCTATCCCGAGAGATTTAAATGCGACCGTAAAAATTTTTCCACCCGAAAGTGCTACAGGCTCATCTGCTCAACGAACGGCGCAAATTTTAGTCATTGCTCCCGACCTGATCACAACACGTCTTTATTCTATCATTTTCGGAACACAAACCAGCATACCCTCTCAATTTTTACCAACAATAAGAGTTTTTCCAAATCCTTGCACTTCTGCTTTTTATATTCAATTACCAGATCAACAACAAACCTATCAAATCCAGATTTTTTCAGGTTTAGGTCATCTCATGTACGATAATATCGTTACGAGTAAGGAAATTAGAGTTGATTGTGCAAATTGGCCTGCAGGAACTTATTTCGTGATAGTAAAATATTATCATGCAAATGTTCATTTCAAAAAAGTGAAAGTAATCATACAAAAATGAAAATATATTTTTTAACGTCGGTATTTTTGATTGCACTCTATTCGTTGTTAGGTCAGTCGAAGAATTATAGTAAACGGCTTGATAAGTCTTTTGATCCAATTTATGCTCCATTTTATCATGGGGTTGCTTCAGGAGATCCTTTATCTGATCGGGTAATAATATGGACGAGAGTGACCGATTTCAGCTTTGGATCAGATAGTATCCCTGTTCAGTGGTTTGTGTGTTTGGATACGTGTTGTCAACAAGTTATTAAGAGTGGTTATGCCTATGCAAGTGCTTCTCGTGATTTTTGTGTTAAGGTAGATGTTACAGGATTGCAGCCAGATACATGGTATTATTATTATTTTCGTGCTCTTGGTCGGAATTCTGTTTTAGGCAGGACACGGACTTTACCTGTAGGAAATAATCTAAATAATTTGCGTTTTGGTTTTTTTCATGGAAGTAATTATAACAGTGGTTATTATAATGCCTTACGAGACTTAGCCAACAGGAATGATGTTGATTTCATGATTCATCTCGGAGATTATATCTACGAGTACGGTACGGGTGGATATGGCAATCATCCGGATCGTTGGGTTGTGCCTGATTGGGATATTGTAACTCTCAGTGATTATCGTGCTCGTTATAGTCATTATCGCCTTGATCCAGATCTTAGGTGGGCTCATCAGCAGTACCCATGGTTTGTGATCTGGGATGACCATGAAGTAGCTAATAATGCATGGCGACATGGTGCAGAAAATCATGATTCAACTACGCAGGGTAGTTATGAAGTTCGTCGTGCATGTGCTATTCAAGCTTTTATGGAATGGATGCCTCTGAGACCTGTGAACAACCCACAATGTCCCGATAATCACATTCGTAAGTACTTTGATTTTGGCGATTTGGCAAGGCTTATTCTAATCGATTCTAGGCATGAAGCACGAATGGCACAAGATGCTTTGCCCAATAATGATCCTAACAAAACCATGCTGGGAGAAGTGCAATATCAGTGGATAACACAAGCTCTATACGAATCATACCATAATGAACATCAAAAATGGAGAATCATTGGTAATCAAGTGATGTTTGTCCCCCTTAAAATATTAGGTCAAGTTGTTAACAACGACCAGTGGGATGGATATATGCAGGACAGACAAAGGATTATGAATTTTATACGTTACACCAATATTAAAAACAATGTGATTATAACGGGCGATATTCATACTTCTTGGGCTTGTGACGTGCCAGATCCTTACATAGGTCAATATGGACCTAACGGGCAAGGATGTTCTAATCTTGTTGAATTTGTCTCACCAAGTATAACATCTCCTTCTTTCCCATTCGGAAATGGAGTAGGGGTACCACTCATTATTTCCAATAATCCTCACATTAAATGGGCAGATTTAATTTACAAAGGATACTCCATTCTTGACATTAAGCCTATGAGAGTGCATTCGGACTGGTTTTTTGTTAGTACCATCGATAATCCTGATAGCTTTCAAACAAACTGGGCTCAAGGTTGGTACGTTAATAAGGATGAAAATTTTCTGCGAATGGCTTATGCTCCTGCTTTGCCTTTAAATACTTATCCCTCATTGAGTGGAGAAAAGCCATTTTCATGCCAGCAAGATTCTACCATCACACAACTCAATGAAAATGGTCATTTTACTTTATTGAGTCTTTTTCCGAACCCTAACAACGGAAGAATGACTATACAGTATCATCTCAAAGAACCACAAACTCTGACATTTCATGTATTGGACATGCATCAAAAATTAGTTTATCAGGAGAGTATTACACCAGCGAAATTTGATATTCAATACCATGGATTTAACTTGCATTTACCTGCAGGTCAATACTATTTGTTGATTTATTCAAATCAGAAATTGCTAGGGAAAATACCATTTGTAATTGTTAATCGATAAAATAAATGAGTATGAAAAAGTTTTTATTGTTTTGTTTCATGTTTATTGCCGGAAAATTGGCACTATTTTCACAATCGCATTTTGATATTCAAGTTTATCATCAATGCGATTCTGGTAAGATCAAACTGATCAATCATCATCCATCCAATGGTTATCAACCTCATTTTATGACTACTACAGGATTTAGGTATTCGTGGAATTTCGGAAATGGTCAAACATCCACTGCAGAAAATCCTCCTTTAGTAAAATATTCACAACCTGGAACATACAATATTTCTTATTCAGTCACTATCGACACGGTTGGATTTTATTTAAATCGTATGACTGTTACAAGAGTTGGATGTACGGATCCTTTTGGAGGAAAACCTGATGTATACGTAATAATACGAGATAATGATGGTATTGAAGTTTACAATACATTTAATAATCAATTTGTTAACACTTCTCCACCATACACGTGGGAGCCACAAATCTTATTGAAAAATCCCCCTTATTTTGTATGGGTTTGGGATGATGATCCAGTAGATGGTGATGATAATTGTGTTGATGATTCTGAAAATCAACCCGGAGCGTCAACCCTCATATTATTACCTCCAAACAATCCTCAGCATTTTGGAACGACAACTTATGTTGATACCAACAACATGGTCATCGTCGAATTTGAATTTTATAAGCCTGTACTTCAATTTTCCCAACAAAAAACATTTACTGTATATTCTTCTCCAGCTGTTCCAACTCTTAACTATACTTACGGAAATTATCATATTAATGACCCAATTCCTCCTGTCATCGCATCAATTCAAAATGCAAATGTTGCGTATTGGTATGATGATTCATCTTTTGTTCAACCCATTGATACGGGTGAAGTATTTTATTTTCATCCTACCGGAAACGGGACATTTACTTTTTGGGTCAGGCAATACAATCCTACCTCTACATGTTATAGTCCAGCTGCAAGTGTAACATTCGAAATATACGGTGCAGCTTCTGTTTGGGAAGGTCATGAACGAAAACCTAGTTTTTCTTACGATAATATTGAAAATAGTTTGAACCTTTCTTTTTTTAGTCCAACCGAAAAAATAGTTGATATTCAAGTATTTAATTCACTTGGTCAGGTCTTATTCAAAGAAAAACTTCGTAACTATAACAACAGTGATATATCGATTAATTTGCCGAATCTAACAGATGGGATTTATTTTGTAAAAATAGAAACCTCTAAACATCAGGTGACTGGCAAGTTCGTAGTAAAGCATTAAAACAAACATGAACTCCAAAAAGTATATTTTACTGTTTCTCTCTTTTGTAGTTGTCCAATGGTTGTTCGGACAAAATACTTTTCAAGTCACTCCTAATCCAGGTTGTGTAGGAGTTCCTGTAAGTTTCGCTACTCTATTTTCTTCCAATTATGTTCCTATTCCAAATTTTACTACAGGTTATTCTTATTACTGGAATTTCGGTAATGGTCAAACTTCTACGCAACCCAATGTAACTGGCTTTGTTTACAATTCGGCCAACGATTACCACATCAGACATGTGGTGTACATTGATACGGTTGGGTTTGTTTTGAAAAAAGTTGAAGTACTTGCAGGTGCGTGCAACGACCCATTTGGAGGTGCACCGGATCCATATCTTATAATAACCAACGGGAATAATCAAACTGTTTTTTCTACGGCTTCTTCCCCTTACAACGATACACATTTTCCGGTAAGCTGGAACTTGAACATATTGCTTACTCATCCCCCTTATAGGTTTTGGGTTTGGGATAAAGATTCTTACGATGGCGACGACAATTGTGTCAACGATCAAGAAACTCAACCAGGTGTGTATTCCAACATAAATCTGCCTCCCAACGACACCACCACCTTTGGTGAAACAGTATATTCTTTCACGAATCAAGGACTTACTTATAGGCTATATTTTTCAAAAAATGTAACCAAGCATCAAGAAAGTTACACATATACTGTTCATTCTAGACCTTCTCTTCCGGTTCTCGTAGAGAATTTTACTCACTTTTGTTTGGGACAGTCTCCTGAACCTTTGGTAGTTTTGAGTCAAAGCGGATATGAATATGCATGGTTTTCAGATACAACGCTTACACAACCATTGTTGGTCAATGATACTTTTTATCCCAATATTACTCAAGCAGGATCGTATCAATATTTTGTTACTCAGATCGATACGAACACTCAATGCAGGAGCGGTTTTATTGCGGCTTCTGTACAGGTGATCGCTTTACCTGGACCATTGGTTAAAGGTTATTTTCCCATTTTGTGTGAAGGAGAACAAATACAAGCGTGGATTGCCTTCGGAGATAGCATTGTATGGTATGGTGACTCCTTAGGACAAAGTGTATTACATATAGGTGATACCTTTTTGCTCAATCAAAATCAACCTGGTTCATATCAGGTTTGGGTAAGGGAAATTTCCGATGAGGGTTGTTTTTCACAATTTACTCATTTGCCTGTTTACATTTCGCCAAAATTGGAAGCCCATATTTTGACACATCCTCCCTCTTGTGTGAGCAAAAATGACGGAAAAGCAACAGCCATTCCTTTAAACGGGTATCCACCTTTTCGATATGTTTGGTCCAACGGAGATTCCACCCAGACAGCCAACAATCTGCCACCAGGCGATGTAACCGTTGTGATTATTGATTCAGCTATGTGTTTGCGTACTTTTCAGGCATACGTGCCAGAAGCAGATTCAATCAAAGTTCGTTTTCAGATCGAGAGACCTTCTTGTCTTCCAGAGGGCCCCGAAGGAAAAATTACCATCCAACCAACAGGGGGAAACCCTCCTTATCAGATAACTTGTAATGGAGAACTAGTAGATACTATTTTGTCTAATATTGAACCCTCAACATATCATTTTCAAATCATAGATTCAAACGCTTGTGTGAAAGATACCACCATTCACGTGGAAAAGCTTGATGATTGCTTGGAAATCGCTACTATTCTTACTCCTAATGGTGATCATTTGAACGATACATGGCAAATCCGTTCTATTCAATATTTTCCGAAAGCTCGAATAGAAGTGTTTGATAAATTTGGAAATCTTGTCTTTAGCTCTGATGGCGAATATGAACCTTGGGATGGCACTTATAAAGGATCGATTTTGCCTGCTGGTTCTTATTATTACGTGATTAAATTTTCTCCTGATGGAGAACAAATTACAGGAATTGTCGATATTTTATATTAAATCTATGAAAAAAGTTCTTGTCAATTTAATGAGCTTTTTTATTTTGTTTGTTGATGGTAGTGGGCAGTATTTGTTAAGATTCGAAAGTTATCAGACAAATCCTTATTTTCAGGGGCCCTCAGCTATAGCTTTGTCAGATTCGACCACGTTAACTATGTGTTTGGAGCAGCCTTTAAATAAATTCGATGCTCGTTCTCCAAGAACTTATTCTGTATTAGCGACTACGTCAAGTATGAATTATTATTGGGG encodes:
- a CDS encoding T9SS type A sorting domain-containing protein, with protein sequence MKKFLLFCFMFIAGKLALFSQSHFDIQVYHQCDSGKIKLINHHPSNGYQPHFMTTTGFRYSWNFGNGQTSTAENPPLVKYSQPGTYNISYSVTIDTVGFYLNRMTVTRVGCTDPFGGKPDVYVIIRDNDGIEVYNTFNNQFVNTSPPYTWEPQILLKNPPYFVWVWDDDPVDGDDNCVDDSENQPGASTLILLPPNNPQHFGTTTYVDTNNMVIVEFEFYKPVLQFSQQKTFTVYSSPAVPTLNYTYGNYHINDPIPPVIASIQNANVAYWYDDSSFVQPIDTGEVFYFHPTGNGTFTFWVRQYNPTSTCYSPAASVTFEIYGAASVWEGHERKPSFSYDNIENSLNLSFFSPTEKIVDIQVFNSLGQVLFKEKLRNYNNSDISINLPNLTDGIYFVKIETSKHQVTGKFVVKH
- a CDS encoding fibronectin type III domain-containing protein; the encoded protein is MKRFNYVLFLTLIVNQVFAGTRFYRASFRDDPTTTIVIGWCEDGTSTNPKLFYGPQDHGQNYQNYPYQATVSRTVSHRGLVNHFVRLTNLQPGTKYFFVIKDDQSISPRMSFKTLSDNPNVPILFVSGGDTRTGVPLVEYEVDQCVPRRKRGFELVAKIRPDFVAFSGDFVLTNTSTQQWIDWFTDFQLTIGPEGRLTPIIPVFGNHEDAVDVYNFFDIPNSNAFYALTFGGNLLRLYTLNSDIGCGSSQLNWFQNDLQLHTNTVNEPYWKAVQYHIPLVPHGEYSPMTSLISCWAPLFTQYQVRLAMEGHTHVVKITWPIVPSNATGSDNGFIRNDQNGTVYLGEGSWGAPLRNLYTYYSSSAAYNWTRNQGKFASFFVVTVTKQKIQIRTVMFNDASQVANVSQVQPNDPPGTLPSGLTFWNPSNGGLVEIPTNRILSNDATLSQLQVSYGNLSPNFNSSVTTYEVLVPDTLSFVPIVTATPSHPGAYVSIQQATSIQGTQSNRTATITVTAEDGVTTKIYQVVFQAMPIANAYLQSLVPSHGSLTPSFSPTTYNYIVYLPYGFVDTPYVTATPQDPMATMTITQPTSPDGIATVVVTSSNQQVTKTYTVDFIVSSSTDNYIISFVVPNQIGQSIIDNQNNTIQFTMPYNYDVTAIVPYIVHTGVSIHPPAGTPRNFTTPVQYTVYSANNTPRTYTVYCSFAQPSSDAYLSYLEVKDKILDPSFTPENSLYFVYDTASKPVIIAIPRDLNATVKIFPPESATGSSAQRTAQILVIAPDLITTRLYSIIFGTQTSIPSQFLPTIRVFPNPCTSAFYIQLPDQQQTYQIQIFSGLGHLMYDNIVTSKEIRVDCANWPAGTYFVIVKYYHANVHFKKVKVIIQK
- a CDS encoding alkaline phosphatase D family protein; amino-acid sequence: MKIYFLTSVFLIALYSLLGQSKNYSKRLDKSFDPIYAPFYHGVASGDPLSDRVIIWTRVTDFSFGSDSIPVQWFVCLDTCCQQVIKSGYAYASASRDFCVKVDVTGLQPDTWYYYYFRALGRNSVLGRTRTLPVGNNLNNLRFGFFHGSNYNSGYYNALRDLANRNDVDFMIHLGDYIYEYGTGGYGNHPDRWVVPDWDIVTLSDYRARYSHYRLDPDLRWAHQQYPWFVIWDDHEVANNAWRHGAENHDSTTQGSYEVRRACAIQAFMEWMPLRPVNNPQCPDNHIRKYFDFGDLARLILIDSRHEARMAQDALPNNDPNKTMLGEVQYQWITQALYESYHNEHQKWRIIGNQVMFVPLKILGQVVNNDQWDGYMQDRQRIMNFIRYTNIKNNVIITGDIHTSWACDVPDPYIGQYGPNGQGCSNLVEFVSPSITSPSFPFGNGVGVPLIISNNPHIKWADLIYKGYSILDIKPMRVHSDWFFVSTIDNPDSFQTNWAQGWYVNKDENFLRMAYAPALPLNTYPSLSGEKPFSCQQDSTITQLNENGHFTLLSLFPNPNNGRMTIQYHLKEPQTLTFHVLDMHQKLVYQESITPAKFDIQYHGFNLHLPAGQYYLLIYSNQKLLGKIPFVIVNR
- a CDS encoding gliding motility-associated C-terminal domain-containing protein, translated to MNSKKYILLFLSFVVVQWLFGQNTFQVTPNPGCVGVPVSFATLFSSNYVPIPNFTTGYSYYWNFGNGQTSTQPNVTGFVYNSANDYHIRHVVYIDTVGFVLKKVEVLAGACNDPFGGAPDPYLIITNGNNQTVFSTASSPYNDTHFPVSWNLNILLTHPPYRFWVWDKDSYDGDDNCVNDQETQPGVYSNINLPPNDTTTFGETVYSFTNQGLTYRLYFSKNVTKHQESYTYTVHSRPSLPVLVENFTHFCLGQSPEPLVVLSQSGYEYAWFSDTTLTQPLLVNDTFYPNITQAGSYQYFVTQIDTNTQCRSGFIAASVQVIALPGPLVKGYFPILCEGEQIQAWIAFGDSIVWYGDSLGQSVLHIGDTFLLNQNQPGSYQVWVREISDEGCFSQFTHLPVYISPKLEAHILTHPPSCVSKNDGKATAIPLNGYPPFRYVWSNGDSTQTANNLPPGDVTVVIIDSAMCLRTFQAYVPEADSIKVRFQIERPSCLPEGPEGKITIQPTGGNPPYQITCNGELVDTILSNIEPSTYHFQIIDSNACVKDTTIHVEKLDDCLEIATILTPNGDHLNDTWQIRSIQYFPKARIEVFDKFGNLVFSSDGEYEPWDGTYKGSILPAGSYYYVIKFSPDGEQITGIVDILY